The region GATCATTTTCCGGATTGTAAGATTATTGGGACAATAACGTCCAAATTATCGTCCGCAGTGGATGTGATTCTTTCTGCGGGGAGGTCCGAGGTATTTTTGCCTCTTTATGTTCAGACTCATCTGAAGCGGACCGCTCGGCGATCGGTCCCTACCCTGGATTTGTCTAACTTAGGTAGGGCGGTTTTGCCAAAACCGCCGTCAGGGATTTACCCCGTAGAAAGAATCACACCCTCCCCTGTCCGAGGATTGAGGATCTACTTGAAATAGTTTGAAAACACGCTTTCATCCCCCAACCAAATGAAGATCGACTTTACAAAGATGCACGGCGCCGGAAACGACTTCGTGGTAATAGACAACCTCGGTGGAGCTTTGGCGTTAACCATTGAGCAGATTGCGTTTCTATGCGATCGACGCTTTGGTGTTGGGGCTGATGGACTATTACTGCTCGAAAAAGGTACGAACGAAGATCTCGATGCTGTTATGGTTTACTATAATGCGGATGGTTCTCGGGCAGAGATGTGTGGTAATGGTGCCCGTTGTTTCATTTCATTCGCTTTAGCCCACAATCTGGGATTAAATGGCAGATTGAAGTTTCGCACCGATGCCGGCGATATGGTAGGTATCGCAGATAACGGAAACTTCACGGTTCAGATGACGCCAGCTTTGGATACCAAGTTGAATCAAACGATCAAACTAAAGGCCGGGG is a window of Verrucomicrobiota bacterium DNA encoding:
- the dapF gene encoding diaminopimelate epimerase codes for the protein MKIDFTKMHGAGNDFVVIDNLGGALALTIEQIAFLCDRRFGVGADGLLLLEKGTNEDLDAVMVYYNADGSRAEMCGNGARCFISFALAHNLGLNGRLKFRTDAGDMVGIADNGNFTVQMTPALDTKLNQTIKLKAGEAIVHYSDTGVPHVVKFVDDVQAVEIKTEGSELRFHEAYHPRGANVNFAQIKDDHIVVRTYERGVEDETLACGTGVTAVAILAHLVKGVEKPVSLKVAGGDTLKVNFRVEDDTIDQVTLTGPAKVVYSGSIDI